In the genome of Sphingopyxis sp. YF1, the window CGACGGCCAGATAAAGCGTCCCTTCTCGAGGCGCTTGGCGTAAAGCGACATGCCGATACCATCGTGCCAGATGATCTTGGTCAGCGATCCGGCACGCCCCCGAAAGACGAACAGATCGCCGCCGAAAGGATCACGCCCCAGGCTCTGCTGAACGAGCAGCGCAAGCCCCTGCATGCCCTTGCGCATATCCGTATGCCCCATCGCTATCCATACCCGCGCGCCGGGCGGGATCATCGCAGCGCCTTCAAGGCCGCGGCGGTCAGCACCGGCGATGCCGATGCCGCAATACTGACCCGGCCGCCGCCGGGCAGCTCGATCAGGATCGCGACGCCCGGCGCGGACGAAGGCGGCTGCAGATCGTCGGCCACCATCGCCTCGGCGAAAACGGGGCCCGGCAAGGCTGCGCGAAACTTGCGCCGCCATATATAGATCAGGCTGGTCGAAACGTCATACCGGCGGCTAACCTCGGCAACGCAGGAACCCGGCGCAAACGCCTCGTTCAGGATCTGAAGCCGCTCATCCTCACTCCACCGCCGACGACGCTCGGGGCCGCTAAACAGCGTTACCTGGCTCATATCCGTCCTTAAGCTCGCTCATACGAGCACGCTTATGAGCGAGCGAAACCGCGACGAACAAGGCGGCCCTCACCGGGCGGATACGGAATGCTCTCCTCAGGAATGAGAGGAAAGCCGATACGCGAACGCTCAGGAGGCGCCGCGACGGGTATAGCGTCCAGAGCGCGGTGTCCGGGCCTGGCACTCCACCCCATGTCAGAAGCCGGCCGCTGGCCAGATCGTGGTGGACCAACGAAAGCGGCAGTTGCCCGATGCCGACGCCCAGCCGGACGGCGTCGCGAACCATGATTATCGACGACAGCGACAGGACGGGTTTGATCGCGAGGGCGGACTGCCCGTCTGGCGTGGTGATGGTCCAGATCGTGTCCGAATCGGCCGATCCGCGGATCACCGCCGGAACGGGGGTATCGCTTGACCGGTCAAGGTCCGGGCTCCCCACGACCACAAGTCTGTCGTGAAGAAACGCTCGCCCCACCAGGTTCTCGTCGGACCGCGGATTGACCCGGATCACGAGATCATAGCCCTCCTCGATCATATCGACGGCGCGATCGTCGGTCGTGATCTCCAGCTGCACCTCAGGATATTCGAGCGCGAACCGGGCCGCGATCTTGCCCATCGCGGTCTGCGCGAACAGGAGCGGCGCGCTGATCCGCAATCGGCCGCGCGGGGTGTCACCGCCTGACGCGATCTCGGCGGTCACCTCATCGACTTCCCTGAGCAGCACACCCGTCCGCGCGTGCAAGGCTCGCCCTTCTTCCGTGAGTTTGAGATCGCGAGCCCCTCGCTCGAACAGTCTCAGCGAAAGGCTCGCCTCCAATTCGGCCACCCGCCGTGACAAGGTGGCCTTCGGACGCCCGGCGGCGCGCGCAGCGCGTCCGAAGCCGCCGTGCTTTGCAACGAGATTGAAGTCGGCAAGGGCGAGAAGATCCATGTGTTCCACCTATGAGACAGTGGGTCCAGATATAGCATCTATTGGCACATATATGGATCGCTAAATTCCGATCTGTCGATCCCGACAAGCCAAGGAGACTTTACCATGACCATCCTAGTTACAGGCGCCACCGGCCGTGTCGGCAGCCATGTGGTCGACCAGCTCGTCAAACGCGGCGCCGCGGTACGCGTGCTTACCCGTGATGCCGCCAAGACCAGCTTCCCGGCCGGCGTGGAGGTGGCCCAGGGCGACCTGCTCGACATCGACGCGCTCCGCGCGGCCGTCACCGGCATCCGCACGCTGTTCCTTCTCAACGCCGTCACGGGCGACGAATTTACGCAGGCGCTCATCGCGCTCAACATTGCCCGCGAATCCGGGGTTGACCGCGTCGTCTATCTGTCGGTGTTTGCGGCCGACCGGGCCGTGAACGTGCCGCACTTCGCAGTGAAGTCCGGTGCTGAGCGAATGATCGAACAGATGGGCTTCAACGCCACGATCCTGCGTCCATCCTATTTCATCGACAATGAGCAGATGATCAAGGACGTCATTCTCAACCACGGAGTCTACCCAATGCCCATCGGCGACAAGGGTATCGCCATGGTCGACGCCCGTGACATCGCAGAGGTGGCCGCGATCGAACTTATCCGCCGCGACCAGGCGCAAGGCGTCCTGCCGGTTGAAACCATCAACCTGGTCGGCCCCGACACGCTCACCGGTTCGGACGTGGCCGCTATCTGGTCGGATGTCCTCGGCCGCCCGATTAGCTATGGTGGTGACGATCCCAGTGGGTTCGAGCAGAGCATGGCAACGTTCATGCCGAAGTGGACGGCCTATGAGATGCGCCTGATGGCCGAACGCTATGTCAGCGATGGGATGATCCCCGAGGAAGGCGACGTTCAGCGTCTGATCGGAATCCTCGGACGTCCGCTGCACTCCTATCGCGATTTCGCGTCTGCTCTAGCTTCGTCGGTGGGCTCAAGGAGTATCTGAATACAAGAACTATAAAGCTCGCGGGGGGCCTGCCGGACGACGGCGGCTCCGCCGCGTCTTCCCCTCGTCAGCCGTGGGGCCCAGGTTCAATTTCTCGCTTGCCGGTGGTTCGCTTTGGCCAGTGTCCGCCTCAAAGCCGAAAGGCCGCTAGCGGCTACCAGCGGCGAACAATCCACCCTAAAGCAATCGTCGACCAACGTTTTCTCTTGAAAGCGGCGATTGCCTCGGCGTCCATCTGCCCTACTTCTCACAGAAGTGATTCGTATTTTCGCTAGGTTGGAATGCTGTGATTATCTTCATCAATGTCTTCCATGTCGACCCGTCCAAGCAACAGCGGTTGGTTAATATTTTGACCAAGGTTACGGACGAGATTGTCAGCAATGCACCTGGATTTATCTCTTCGACCCTTCATCGTAGCATCGACGGCAGCAAGGTCACGATGTACGCAAAATGGGCCAGCCTCGCTGACTATGAGGCCATGCGACAAGATCCAAGCCTACGCCCGTATCTCGAAGAGGCTCTCTCATTCGCAACATTTGATCCCGGCATGTATGAGGTAGTTTCCGATTTCCCTTCAAAAACGACACATAGGGAATCCCCTCCGCGATGAACTTGCGCCGGTTGTCGCTCTCCAGGCCGCACCTGCGAGGTTCGGACGAATGTGGAGAATCTGGGATACACGACCGGTCGCCCTCGAAAAAATTGCAATTTCCGCATCAATCGGCCCGGCCAGAACGGCCTTCGTGCTCGGACGGGCGGTAGCCTCGAGACCAAGCAAAACTCGCTGACGACGCTAAAATCCGGTGAGCAGGCCACCGGCGGCACGATACCATCGTGCAATTGAGCGTTTGAGGCACGAGAGTGATCTCGCTCCCTCTTCCACGCTTGATCAGGACGCCCCTGCACATGCCAGCCCGTGCTGCGAATGACGACACTCCCAACGGTTTCGTACGCGGAACAAAGGATTACCGACGTCTTGCCGCCGCTTTGCTTATGGCTGGATTTTCAACATTCGCGCTGCTTTACGCGGTCCAGCCACTGTTGACGATTTTTTCGCGATCTTTCGCCATAAGCGCAGCCAATGCCAGCCTTGCGGTTTCGCTTTCTACGGGTGCGATGGCGCTGAGCTTCATACCCGCAGGAATTCTCTCGGATCGGATCGGTCTGCGACCTGTGATGATCGGATCCCTCTTCGCGTCATCGATCTTCACCATAGCCTCTTGCATCGTCACGGACTGGACTGCTCAGCTCGTGCTCCGCACGCTCATAGGCGTCGCGCTGGCCGGGGTCCCGAGCGTAGCGATGGCCTATATCGCCGAAGAGGTTGATCATGGCTCCCTTGGCTCAGCGATGGGAGTCTACATCGCCGGGTCCGCGATCGGCGGGATGGCGGGCCGGATAGGCGTGACATGGCTGTCCGAGTTCCTCGGCTGGCAGGCTGCCATCGCTGCCGCAGGGCTGATCGGTGTGTGCGCCGGCACGATTTTCCTGTTCAGCGCACCGCAGTCGCGCGGCTTCTCTACCACTCATCACAACCTGAGCTCGCTTGCTGCAGCCACCCGCCGATTGTTCGCCGACCGTGCGTTGCCATGGCTATATCTTGAAGGATGTCTGCTGCTCGGAACCTTCGTTACGATTTTCAACTATCTTGGTTTCCATCTGGAGCAGCCGCCCTACAGCCTGAGCCGAGCGGCGATTGGGTCGATATTCTTCCTGTATATCATCGGGTCCTATAGTTCGGCGTGGTTTGGCGGGCTGGCCTCGCGGTACGGACGCGACCGACTGCTCTGGATGCCCGTCGCAGCAATGGCGGTGGGCATCTCTCTCACGGAAGCACGCGACTTGGCGTTGATCATTCTCGGCGTGGGCATTGTAACCGGCGGACTGTTCGCGGCTCACTCTACCGCGTCGGGTTGGGTCGGCGAGCGCGCCACACGAGATCGAGCGCTCGCGGCCGCCTTCTATCTCCAGTTCTATTATATGGGCTCGAGCCTTTTCGGAGCCGTCGGAGGGCTGGCTTGGGACGCCTTTGGCTGGACCGGGGTCGCATCCTATTGCCTCGCGCTGGCTATCGCCGCGGTCGCGGTCGCTCTGCGCCTTCGCGCAATCGCGGCCTCCAGGCGCAACGAATAGCCAGAGCCGCCAAATCACATCAACGTCCCAGGCAGTTGGCGTTTTGGCGACCTCTGTCACTCGACTCCATGTTAGCGCTCGTGACGATCCGGCGGCCAGAGATCATCCCGATTTCATCCCCTTCGCCTCCGCGGCGTCGAGATAATCGGCCCACCACTGCATCATCGGCCGCCGGTGGGCCAAGTAGCGGGCAGAATTATAGGCTGCCCGAACACCGCGCGGCTGGTGCGCGAGCTGGCACTCGATCCAGTCGGGTTCGAAGAGCCCGCTCTCGTTCAAAACCGTGCTCGCGAGCCCGCGAAACCCGTGGACGGTCGCCTTTCCGCGGAGGCCCATGCGATACATGATATCAAGCATCCGATTGTTACTTATAACCCGGGATTTGGTGTAGGCCACCGGGAAGAGAAAGCGGCCAAGTTTCGCATTGCCGGCTTTGCGATACACGTTGATGTCGTTGATTTCTTCGAGCAGCTCAAGCGCCTGCCTCGGCAGCGGCACGAGATGCTCGGATCGCATCTTCATGCGCTCGGGCGATATGCGCCACGTCGGATTGGGGCCGTCCAGTTCCTCGAACTCGTCCCACTCGGCAAAGCGTGTCTCCTGCGTTCGCACCATCGTGAGCATGGTCCATCGCAGTGCGAGATGGCTCATGCGTTCGGCCCCGTCGGCGTTCAGCTTCAAGTAGAACGAAGGCAAGTCTTTGGCAGCGACTTTGGGGTGGTGCTTCACCGGCCTCGCCTTAGTCAGCGCCGGCGACAGATCGCGGCACGGATCGCTTTCGCAGCGACCGTCAGGAATTGCGTAGCGAAAAATCTCGCTGCAGTGGTTCTTGACCCGGTGAGCCATTTCAATCGCGCCCCGCGCCTGAATCTTGCGGATCGCATCGAGCATCTGACGCGGCGTTATCGTGCTGATTTCGAGCTTTCCGACTGCCGGGAACACGTCCGCCTCGAGCCGCCCGATGACGAGCGCCGCATAGCGAGGAGACCAAGCTAGCATGCGCGTTTCCAGCCATTCGCGAGCGATATGTTCGAATGTGTTCACGATCGGCGCGGATGCACCTACAATCGCCCTCCCCTTCGCGGCCTTTCTCTCTGCCGAAGGGTCGAGCCCGAGAGCGAGCTGATGCTTCATCATGTCACGCCAGCCTCGCGCCGCGAGCAAAGTCGTCGCCGGATACAGCCCACCGGAGAGCAACTTCTGCTTTCCGTCGAAACGATAGGCGAAGCGCCAAGTTTTCGATCCATTCGGCTGAATGAGGAGGAAGAGCCCTCCCCCGTCAGCTTTCTTGTACGGCTTCGATGTGGGTTTGAATGCCTTAATGGCGACGTTCGTGAGCACGGCACAGCCTTTCCCAGCGCGCGAACAGGTTCGAATCCTGCGCACGCGAAATTTGTTGGTAGGAGCGGAATTGCTACCAACAATCTGGCCAAAAACGGCTCGAGCTGCAAGGGCACGGCCTGAGCGGAATCGCGATTCCGTCTCAAGATAACTCATTGTTTTTATTAACTTAGATGAGATGTCCTGAGCGCTTAAGAGCGTCTCTGGAAACACCGGCTGGCTGGGGCGGCAGGATTCGAACCTGCGCATGGCGGTACCAAAAACCGCTGCCTTACCGCTTGGCTACGCCCCAACGGCCGGTGCGACGCGCGCTCTATAGCGCGCCGCTTTCTATTGCAAGGCGGGTCGGCGGATCAGAGGCGCGTGACCCAGCCGTGCGGGTCGGCGGCGCGGCCGCGCTGGATATCGACCAACTTGGCCTTGAGCATTTCGGTGACCTGTCCGGGACCGCCCGCGCCGATCGTGAAGCTGGTCTCGCCGCGCGTCACCCTGCCCACCGGGGTCACCACCGCGGCGGTGCCGCAGGCAAAGCTCTCGGTCAGCTTGCCGCTTTCCGCATCGGCCTGCCACTGGTCGATCGCATAGGGTTCCTCGCGGATCGTCAGCCCGGCGTCCTTCGCCAGCGTGATGATCGCATCGCGCGTGATACCGGGCAGGATCGTGCCGGTGAGCGGCGGGGTCACGATGCTGCCGTCGGCGAACACGAAGAACATGTTCATGCCGCCCAGTTCCTCGATCCAGCGATGTTCGGCGGCGTCGAGGAAGACGACCTGGTCGTGCCCCTTGGCGATCGCTTCCTGCTGCGCGATCAGGCTTGCGGCATAATTGCCGCCGCATTTGGCGGCGCCGGTGCCGCCGGGCGCCGCGCGCGTATAATCCTCCGACACCCACAGCGAGACCGCGGGGGCGCCCGACTTGAAATAATTGCCTACCGGCGAGACGATGACGAGGAAGTGATATTCGGACGCGGGCTTCACGCCCAGGAACACCTCGCTCGCATACATGAAGGGGCGCAGGTAGAGCGCGCCGCCCTCGACCGGCGGGAACCAGTGCGCGTCGGCGGCGACGGCTTCGCGAACCGCGGCGATGAACAGCTCTTCGGGCAGTTCCGCCATCGCCATGCGGCGTGCGCTGGCGTTGAAGCGCGCGGCATTGGCCTCGGCGCGGAACAGCGCCATCGAACCGTCGTCGAGCCGGTACGCCTTCAGCCCTTCGAAGATTTCCTGCGCATAGTGGAGCACCGCGGTCGCGGGGTCGAGCATCAGCGGCCCGCGCGGCATCACCTGCGCGTCGTGCCACCCCTTCGCCTCGCTGTAGCGGATCGACACCATATGGTCGGTGAAGACGCGTCCGAACTGCGGGTCGGCGATCGCCGCCTCGCGAACCTCGTCCGCCGTCGGATTGGCGTGCGGCAGGCGGGCGAAGCTGAGTGCGGTCATGACGGAAAAACCTGTGGCTGGAGGGTGATCGACGGGATGAATCGTGCGCGCCTCTTGCCAAAGGAGCGCGCCGGGCGCAACGGTAGCGACTATGCCGGACGATAATTTTCTTTCACAAGTCCCCGCCGCATCCGCTCTTTTCTTGCGCGAGGCCGAAGTGCGCCGCGGCATCGAATATCTGTTTTTCGCGCACGGATCGCTGTGGCGGACGATCGACGCCCGGCTCGCCGAACAGGACCTCGGCCGCGCACACTACCGCGCACTCTATTTCATCGCCCGCCAGCCGGGGCTGACGATTTCGGACCTGCTCGCGCTGCTCGGCATTACCAAACAGTCGCTGGGGCGCGTCGTCAAGGACCTCGAGGCGCGCGACTATCTGGCGACCCGGCCGGGCAATCGCGACCGGCGGCAAAAGGAATTGCGGCTGACCGATGCGGGCCGCGCGGTCGAAGCGTCGATCTTCGGCGTGCTGCGCGACGCGATGAGCCGCGCCTACACCCATGCCGGTCAAACCGCGGTGACCGGTTTCTGGCAAGTCAGCGAGGCGCTGATGCCGCCGCGCGAGCGCGGACGCGTCGCGAGGCTGGGCGGCGACCCCGGCTGAACCGAAGCCGCCTATCCCTCGCCCCGCGCGAGGTCGGCGAGCTCCCGCCCGCGGTCGCGCGCCGCGCGCAGCACGTTGGTCATCAACGCCGCGAGCTGGCCGTCGACATCGAGAACGTCGAGCCCGGCCTGCGTCGTGCCGCCCTTGCTCGCGACCTGGGTGACGAGCGCGCCGGGCTTCTCGCCGCTGCCCGCGAGCAGCGCGGTCGCGCCGCCGAAGGTCGCGGTCGCCAGCTTGAGCGCATCGTCGGCCGACAGGCCGAGTCGCTCGCCCGCCGCCGCATAGGCTTCGATCAGGCGGAAGACGAAAGCGGGCCCGCTGCCGGTGAAGGCGGTCACGAGGTCCATCGACGAATCGTCGGCGAGCGGCACCACGTCGCCGAGCGGCTGCAGCAGCGCGGCGACGGCCCTGTCGTCGCTCTCTCCGCTGCTCGCCACCGCCGTCACCCCGGCGCCGATACGCGCGGCAAGATTGGGCAGGATGCGCACGTGCGCCTTCGCGCCGGGAAAACGCGCGGCGAGATCGGCGAGCGAGACCCCGGCCAGGATCGAGAGCAGATGCGCGCCCGCGACGTGCGGCCCGAGTTCGGCGGCCACTTCGCCCAGCTGCTGCGGCTTCATGCCCAGCATGATCCAGTCGGCGCCGCCGCCCGCGGCCTGCCAGTCGCCCAGCGACCCATAGTGCGCGATCCCGTCGCGCGGCGCAGCGAAGGGGTCGACGATCGCGACCTGCGCCGCATCGAGTCCCGCGACGCGCCAGCGATCGAGCATGGCGCCCGCCATGTTGCCGCAGCCGACCAGCAGCAGCCGGCCGGAGAAGGTCTCCAAAATCTTCGTCATGGTCCCTACTTCGTCCCTAGCGACAGCTGCTCTCCGGACCCGAGATCAGGTCGAGACAGCGGCCGTCGATCTTGTTCGCATCGACC includes:
- the tnpB gene encoding IS66 family insertion sequence element accessory protein TnpB (TnpB, as the term is used for proteins encoded by IS66 family insertion elements, is considered an accessory protein, since TnpC, encoded by a neighboring gene, is a DDE family transposase.), which produces MIPPGARVWIAMGHTDMRKGMQGLALLVQQSLGRDPFGGDLFVFRGRAGSLTKIIWHDGIGMSLYAKRLEKGRFIWPSAKDGIVSLTSAQLACLLDGIDWRNPQYSWRPQNAG
- a CDS encoding transposase, producing the protein MSQVTLFSGPERRRRWSEDERLQILNEAFAPGSCVAEVSRRYDVSTSLIYIWRRKFRAALPGPVFAEAMVADDLQPPSSAPGVAILIELPGGGRVSIAASASPVLTAAALKALR
- a CDS encoding LysR family transcriptional regulator, coding for MDLLALADFNLVAKHGGFGRAARAAGRPKATLSRRVAELEASLSLRLFERGARDLKLTEEGRALHARTGVLLREVDEVTAEIASGGDTPRGRLRISAPLLFAQTAMGKIAARFALEYPEVQLEITTDDRAVDMIEEGYDLVIRVNPRSDENLVGRAFLHDRLVVVGSPDLDRSSDTPVPAVIRGSADSDTIWTITTPDGQSALAIKPVLSLSSIIMVRDAVRLGVGIGQLPLSLVHHDLASGRLLTWGGVPGPDTALWTLYPSRRLLSVRVSAFLSFLRRAFRIRPVRAALFVAVSLAHKRARMSELKDGYEPGNAV
- a CDS encoding NmrA family NAD(P)-binding protein, which codes for MTILVTGATGRVGSHVVDQLVKRGAAVRVLTRDAAKTSFPAGVEVAQGDLLDIDALRAAVTGIRTLFLLNAVTGDEFTQALIALNIARESGVDRVVYLSVFAADRAVNVPHFAVKSGAERMIEQMGFNATILRPSYFIDNEQMIKDVILNHGVYPMPIGDKGIAMVDARDIAEVAAIELIRRDQAQGVLPVETINLVGPDTLTGSDVAAIWSDVLGRPISYGGDDPSGFEQSMATFMPKWTAYEMRLMAERYVSDGMIPEEGDVQRLIGILGRPLHSYRDFASALASSVGSRSI
- a CDS encoding antibiotic biosynthesis monooxygenase family protein: MIIFINVFHVDPSKQQRLVNILTKVTDEIVSNAPGFISSTLHRSIDGSKVTMYAKWASLADYEAMRQDPSLRPYLEEALSFATFDPGMYEVVSDFPSKTTHRESPPR
- a CDS encoding MFS transporter — its product is MPARAANDDTPNGFVRGTKDYRRLAAALLMAGFSTFALLYAVQPLLTIFSRSFAISAANASLAVSLSTGAMALSFIPAGILSDRIGLRPVMIGSLFASSIFTIASCIVTDWTAQLVLRTLIGVALAGVPSVAMAYIAEEVDHGSLGSAMGVYIAGSAIGGMAGRIGVTWLSEFLGWQAAIAAAGLIGVCAGTIFLFSAPQSRGFSTTHHNLSSLAAATRRLFADRALPWLYLEGCLLLGTFVTIFNYLGFHLEQPPYSLSRAAIGSIFFLYIIGSYSSAWFGGLASRYGRDRLLWMPVAAMAVGISLTEARDLALIILGVGIVTGGLFAAHSTASGWVGERATRDRALAAAFYLQFYYMGSSLFGAVGGLAWDAFGWTGVASYCLALAIAAVAVALRLRAIAASRRNE
- a CDS encoding integrase arm-type DNA-binding domain-containing protein; this translates as MLTNVAIKAFKPTSKPYKKADGGGLFLLIQPNGSKTWRFAYRFDGKQKLLSGGLYPATTLLAARGWRDMMKHQLALGLDPSAERKAAKGRAIVGASAPIVNTFEHIAREWLETRMLAWSPRYAALVIGRLEADVFPAVGKLEISTITPRQMLDAIRKIQARGAIEMAHRVKNHCSEIFRYAIPDGRCESDPCRDLSPALTKARPVKHHPKVAAKDLPSFYLKLNADGAERMSHLALRWTMLTMVRTQETRFAEWDEFEELDGPNPTWRISPERMKMRSEHLVPLPRQALELLEEINDINVYRKAGNAKLGRFLFPVAYTKSRVISNNRMLDIMYRMGLRGKATVHGFRGLASTVLNESGLFEPDWIECQLAHQPRGVRAAYNSARYLAHRRPMMQWWADYLDAAEAKGMKSG
- a CDS encoding branched-chain amino acid aminotransferase produces the protein MTALSFARLPHANPTADEVREAAIADPQFGRVFTDHMVSIRYSEAKGWHDAQVMPRGPLMLDPATAVLHYAQEIFEGLKAYRLDDGSMALFRAEANAARFNASARRMAMAELPEELFIAAVREAVAADAHWFPPVEGGALYLRPFMYASEVFLGVKPASEYHFLVIVSPVGNYFKSGAPAVSLWVSEDYTRAAPGGTGAAKCGGNYAASLIAQQEAIAKGHDQVVFLDAAEHRWIEELGGMNMFFVFADGSIVTPPLTGTILPGITRDAIITLAKDAGLTIREEPYAIDQWQADAESGKLTESFACGTAAVVTPVGRVTRGETSFTIGAGGPGQVTEMLKAKLVDIQRGRAADPHGWVTRL
- a CDS encoding MarR family transcriptional regulator, whose translation is MPDDNFLSQVPAASALFLREAEVRRGIEYLFFAHGSLWRTIDARLAEQDLGRAHYRALYFIARQPGLTISDLLALLGITKQSLGRVVKDLEARDYLATRPGNRDRRQKELRLTDAGRAVEASIFGVLRDAMSRAYTHAGQTAVTGFWQVSEALMPPRERGRVARLGGDPG
- the proC gene encoding pyrroline-5-carboxylate reductase, with the translated sequence MTKILETFSGRLLLVGCGNMAGAMLDRWRVAGLDAAQVAIVDPFAAPRDGIAHYGSLGDWQAAGGGADWIMLGMKPQQLGEVAAELGPHVAGAHLLSILAGVSLADLAARFPGAKAHVRILPNLAARIGAGVTAVASSGESDDRAVAALLQPLGDVVPLADDSSMDLVTAFTGSGPAFVFRLIEAYAAAGERLGLSADDALKLATATFGGATALLAGSGEKPGALVTQVASKGGTTQAGLDVLDVDGQLAALMTNVLRAARDRGRELADLARGEG